A region from the Leishmania panamensis strain MHOM/PA/94/PSC-1 chromosome 20 sequence genome encodes:
- a CDS encoding hypothetical protein (TriTrypDB/GeneDB-style sysID: LpmP.20.1750), translating to MYTSAPFQKKPRAKAQTSTTATGASSSAKHLCPLPLLSRTDGTCTPSPPVPPSTSLNGSPRATRSLSILPILPHRASAFPSPDEGERTRHVVMDPLAALRRCLQYVCSHPEIYGTDVRGLLDREVMHVMRLKTSELSLTNGQRPLFVNPLESVTVRHAARSLIGAQAYPTIPTQSTASSGGVPGSAAAGDLFGYGNVSFLPVSSVGFSALLQDFRGDRARADLTGDCRQADGRETLFGGAPSTSWPAAVPAPPLEESIQWSGTLPPSLTSTRVRGTRSVVHDDEAVKGSGFSENVGANGGGVHPGETHGTSQFLSRMSASAVQDKLNPQLQRLVLDPSEDTASGFSAALPHAFCAAEGMGMMVDQQGYEATYLRAQLQQLEAAFNGKCVRLYELEVENRQCTEKMKASEEARARWATQHHTMRGQLEVMRRELDGWKDRASDAVSAATKQSKQRSQQAKRIVHNQLSDAKQEIVRLGQLWRETERALQETRRVFENTEKEALAAHNHLTDVFHYLERLERRIARRDAYVLLCERRQRSLEEKYEKLRWGYEELSTLEGRYSYVDYMLTTRPLWSVYLFVRLARHLGDYVALENPAELQQRLLRMMGQEVKGGEVLPAAAAATLAAMEPLYGLIFSRSPQGGRLVAKHYDFHLVFCTIVDEVTAEVSCRGRPKQLLTNLHGPVACRVIRWHERYSIDYLRGREGVSDSAVLHRKFVPLLTVATLLLPLRSRTGTLLVRPQPAEATDHSTEEANSKAVDEAASAEEARVHTLLSTTPNKRHYDEATVRFVLRCFWKERLAAFSQQMSVRVGIVNARREDEREPQSTQRTRSAARNLSPSGARRPVVGDESNYANESDDEEENVVVIQSFLAALVDFSARFTAPQPCSVMGAPTKSRVSPSKATLLSVRGVLTSGASAGKLGGRCATNASSPELNTASDSVWDCGRIFFAVVLQPQRAPTTEEGAASPMRDVPTQEEANILAEEARELLAALYYYTLEYKDLDPDFRLFYLVAHQLIPEMVAVNFFAGIEAFQLDSVGLLERRLQCFPSSIHGTASRTAAEQLASSPIMPKEVEDPLTALTRAVDVMDEALLDGEEEDIEPDSDGDGYGSILPFHPKAEIHLHPTTTYTVPEKEPQEEKGGDTSTDDAQAPAPPASQRARELQLLHNIRAYLRERETLIASKDVEDRGIPCVEGGGGSAELNGVAENPTGASLATVSFDEVSSEWTALEEQIMTSLGPHTALLDTFRRHYRKQRTEDAAQAKGEAVRLKKELDHVRKRRADRKRRYETTKHLSATRGLLSVDDILALVQRHCLATYAVSCCGTPRFSLLHSVFGRSNDTSLDPYAIVGHLPLTGLQLQRLRFALSLDQPSHLIRPSALFTIDPVTKSSSQFYDAYLTVVLDVFEQQQSFLMHSVLHSCATRHECYAAEGAEDCDGFIPIAWLKKGLTAAFSTIRGTSKHVQAVLSHFMQYDELLRLEDEVKFEQFTDAPLLLNVPPSDERGFSKADRDVSVRRCTVADSLADAVDQGSWNLHEEADSCSLLHIAFAVRMSYIVWGEVSAGTSEALVNRIVKREVPVCCCDPTPGDADPAALVNKDSTVVVELSEWDIFDQMTRQQYTQALSRLQKGHNSDANPLRRMLSVLQRGLLRPPLIRRPQGTGDASISSFPGTVDVNALYPDVASMWTTKKALTEGQKRMEVAAATLATRGVSTSGKGKRKTRALQLLKSLSEDQANATDDGSLDEELQVPDHGLLSLVRALGFALPSSTGVSGVPGAVINSKKGGGKKGAKKSGAGPETAVSALLQQEYNVSLSAQLQDLAARVAALAFSDSKSLFKNMSDAADISVNIDGCTQSPDSLSASNQCTAAPTPGSALPRLHSADASGSSLQRNAQSKLHKDATEETLADTAVDSLTEPDAMAPRWVPVFPHSSSMFDSVSAPVPIGTPMDVSRLYAVCAALSMV from the coding sequence ATGTACACTAGTGCGCCTTTTCAAAAGAAACCGCGGGCGAAGGCGCAGACTTCCACCACAGCGACAGGAGCAAGCTCCTCCGCCAAGCATCtgtgcccccttcccctcctcagTCGAACCGATGGCACCTGCACACCTTCGCCACCAGTGCCTCCAAGCACCTCTTTGAATGGCTCACCGCGAGCCACGCGCTCGCTATCGATTCTACCCATACTCCCACACAGAGCATCGGCGTTTCCGTCCCCTGACGAGGGTGAGCGGACTCGTCATGTTGTCATGGAcccgctcgctgcgctgcgacGCTGCCTCCAGTACGTGTGCAGTCACCCCGAAATCTATGGTACTGACGTACGCGGTCTTCTAGACCGTGAGGTGATGCATGTGATGCGTCTCAAAACGTCGGAGCTGTCGCTCACCAACGGACAGCGACCGCTCTTCGTCAACCCACTGGAGAGTGTCACTGTCCGCCATGCCGCTCGCTCTCTGATTGGTGCGCAAGCCTACCCCACAATACCTACTCAATCGACCgcaagcagcggcggtgtaccgggcagtgctgccgcaggcGACTTGTTTGGTTATGGCAACGTCTCTTTCCTGCCGGTCTCCTCCGTCGGCTTTAGCGCACTGTTGCAGGACTTTCGAGGTGACCGGGCAAGGGCGGACCTGACCGGCGACTGTCGCCAGGCAGACGGCAGAGAGACGTTATTTGGCGGAGCTCCGTCCACGTCATGGCCTGCTGCGGTtcctgcacctccgctgGAGGAGAGCATTCAATGGAGTGGTACCCTGCCACCCTCGTTGACGTCAACGAGGGTGCGTGGTACCCGCAGCGTTGTGCACGACGATGAAGCCGTAAAGGGCAGCGGTTTTTCAGAGAATGTCGGGGCGAACGGTGGCGGAGTGCACCCGGGCGAGACTCACGGCACATCGCAGTTTCTATCGCGGATGAGCGCATCTGCAGTGCAGGACAAGCTCAACCCACAGCTCCAGCGTCTTGTCCTCGACCCCTCGGAGGACACGGCAAGTGGTTTCTCCGCTGCACTTCCCCATGCCTTCTGCGCAGCAGAAGGCATGGGGATGATGGTGGATCAACAGGGGTACGAGGCGACGTAtctgcgcgcgcagctgcagcagctggaagcCGCGTTCAACGGGAAGTGCGTGCGCCTTTACGAGCTGGAGGTCGAAAACCGGCAGTGCACTGAGAAGATGAAGGCgtcggaggaggcgagagcgCGGTGGGCGACACAGCACCACACCATGAGAGGCCAACTGGAGGTGATGCGGCGCGAACTGGATGGCTGGAAGGACCGCGCCAGCGACGCTGTGTCAGCGGCGACAAAGCAGagcaagcagcgcagccagcaGGCAAAGCGGATTGTGCACAATCAGCTTAGCGACGCAAAACAAGAGATTGTGCGATTGGGTCAGCTATGGCGGGAGACTGAGCGGGCGCTGCAAGAGACCCGTCGTGTTTTTGAGaacacagaaaaagaggctCTCGCCGCGCACAACCACCTCACCGACGTGTTCCACTACCTTGAGCGACTGGAGCGGCGGATCGCGCGTCGTGACGCGTACGTGCTCCTCTGCGAGCGGCGACAGAGGTCTCTTGAGGAAAAGTACGAAAAGCTGCGGTGGGGGTACGAAGAGCTCAGCACGTTAGAAGGACGGTACTCGTATGTCGACTACATGCTCACCACAAGGCCGCTGTGGTCCGTGTACTTGTTTGTGCGCCTTGCGCGACACCTGGGCGACTACGTAGCGCTCGAGAATCCGGCCGAattgcagcagcgactgctcCGGATGATGGGACAGGAAGttaaggggggggaggttctaccagcagctgccgctgctactCTTGCTGCCATGGAGCCATTGTATGGGTTGATTTTTAGCCGGTCACCACAGGGCGGCCGTCTCGTCGCCAAGCACTACGACTTCCACCTTGTCTTCTGTACTATCGTGGACGAAGTGACTGCTGAGGTGAGTTGCCGAGGCCGACCGAAACAGTTGCTCACCAACCTACACGGACCGGTAGCGTGCCGTGTCATTCGTTGGCACGAGCGCTACAGCATCGACTACCTCAGAGGTCGGGAGGGCGTCTCCGACAGTGCGGTACTGCACCGCAAGtttgtgccgctgctgacggttGCTACTCTATTGCTACCTCTGCGCTCACGGACAGggacgctgctggtgcggccGCAGCCTGCCGAAGCCACTGATCACTCAACGGAAGAGGCGAACTCCAAGGCGGTGGACGAGGCGGCCAgtgccgaggaggcgcgtgtgcatACTCTCCTCTCAACGACCCCAAACAAGCGCCACTATGACGAAGCAACCGTTCGTTTtgtgctccgctgcttctgGAAAGAGCGACTGGCGGCCTTTTCGCAACAAAtgagcgtgcgtgtgggcatTGTCAACGCGAGGCGAGAAGACGAACGGGAACCGCAGAGCACCCAGCGAACTAGAAGTGCCGCTCGGAATCTCTCGCCGAGCGGTGCACGTCGGCCAGTCGTGGGCGATGAAAGTAACTACGCTAATGAGAGCgacgatgaggaagagaacgTTGTGGTGATTCAGTCATTCCTGGCGGCCCTCGTCGACTTCTCGGCGCGCTTCACCGCGCCGCAGCCGTGCTCGGTGATGGGGGCGCCAACCAAGTCGAGGGTGTCGCCTAGCAAGGCAACACTTTTGAGTGTGCGTGGCGTGTTGACTAGCGGGGCGTCCGCTGGGAAACTCGGCGGCAGGTGCGCGACGAACGCCTCCTCTCCCGAGTTAAATACAGCATCAGACTCAGTGTGGGACTGTGGTCGCATCTTCTTCGCCGTAGTGCTTCAGCCGCAGCGAGCCCCAACGACTGAGGAGGGCGCTGCCTCGCCGATGCGTGATGTGCCAAcccaggaggaggcgaatattctcgccgaggaggcgcgcgAGTTACTTGCTGCACTGTACTACTACACACTGGAGTACAAGGACTTGGACCCTGACTTCCGCCTTTTCTACCTCGTTGCGCATCAACTGATTCCGGAGATGGTGGCAGTAAACTTCTTTGCAGGTATCGAGGCCTTTCAGCTGGATAGCGTGGGGCTGTTGGAGCGGCGTCTGCAGTGCTTTCCATCTAGCATACACGGTACTGCGAGTCGCAcagctgctgagcagctgGCTAGCTCACCCATCATGCCCAAGGAGGTAGAGGACCCTCTGACGGCGCTCACCCGTGCTGTTGACGTGATGGATGAAGCTCTGCTGGacggcgaggaagaggacatCGAGCCGGACAGCGATGGGGATGGCTACGGCAGCATTCTGCCGTTTCATCCCAAGGCAGAGATACACCTGCACCCCACCACGACTTACACCGTGCCAGAGAAGGAGccgcaggaggagaaagggggggacaCCTCTACGGACGACGCGCAGGCACCCGCACCCCCAGCGTCGCAGCGGGCCCGCGAATTGCAGCTTCTGCACAACATTCGTGCCTACCTGCGCGAGCGGGAGACGCTCATAGCATCGAAAGATGTCGAGGATCGTGGCATTCCGTGTgtggaaggtggtggtggcagcgcagagTTGAATGGGGTAGCAGAGAATCCCACAGGAGCTTCTCTCGCCACCGTCTCCTTTGACGAGGTGTCGTCGGAGTGGACTGCGTTGGAAGAGCAGATCATGACCAGCCTCGGGCCACACACGGCACTGCTGGATACATTTCGTCGCCACTATCGGAAGCAGAGGACCGAAGACGCTGCGCAAgcaaagggggaggcagtGAGGCTCAAAAAAGAGCTTGACCACGTACGCAAGCGCCGAGCTGACCGCAAGCGTCGGTACGAGACAACCAAGCACCTGAGCGCGACGCGAGGCCTTCTTTCCGTAGATGACATCCTCGCGCTGGTACAGCGCCATTGTCTTGCGACGTATGCTGTGTCGTGCTGTGGCACgcctcgtttctctcttttgcacTCCGTGTTCGGTCGTAGCAACGACACGAGCCTCGACCCATACGCGATTGTGGGCCATTTGCCGCTCACCGGCCTGCAACTGCAGCGTCTGCGCTTCGCCTTGTCGCTGGACCAGCCCTCCCATCTCATTCGCCCTTCTGCCCTCTTCACTATCGACCCAGTAACCAAGTCGAGCAGCCAGTTCTACGATGCCTACCTTACCGTTGTACTCGACGTGtttgagcagcagcaatccTTTCTTATGCACAGTGTGCTGCACAGCTGTGCTACTCGCCACGAGTGCTACGCTGCCGAAGGCGCTGAGGACTGTGACGGATTCATTCCGATAGCGTGGCTCAAAAAGGGCCTGACAGCCGCCTTTTCGACTATCCGGGGCACCTCGAAGCACGTGCAAGCTGTGCTGAGCCACTTTATGCAGTACGATGAGCTGCTTCGTCTTGAGGATGAGGTGAAGTTTGAGCAATTCACCGACGCACCACTGCTGTTGAACGTGCCGCCGAGCGATGAAAGAGGTTTCTCCAAGGCTGACAGAGACGTCAGCGTGAGGCGATGCACTGTGGCGGACAGCCTCGCCGACGCAGTGGACCAAGGAAGCTGGAACTtgcacgaggaggcggacagctgctcgctgctgcacatcgccTTTGCTGTCCGCATGAGCTACATTGTTTGGGGAGAGGTAAGTGCCGGCACCTCCGAGGCGCTTGTCAACCGTATCGTCAAGCGCGAAGTgcctgtgtgctgctgcgacccCACCCCTGGCGATGCAGATCCGGCGGCGCTAGTAAACAAGGACTCCACAGTGGTAGTGGAGCTTTCCGAGTGGGACATTTTTGACCAGATGACACGGCAACAGTACACACAAGCACTGTCGCGTCTACAAAAGGGCCACAACAGCGACGCTAACCCGCTGCGTCGCATGCTCTCGGTACTGCAAAGGGGGCTTCTGCGACCGCCATTGATCCGCAGACCCCAGGGAACGGGTGATGCAAgcatctcttcctttcctGGAACTGTCGACGTGAATGCTCTGTACCCCGACGTCGCAAGCATGTGGACAACAAAGAAGGCACTTACCGAAGGCCAGAAGCGCATGGAGGTGGCTGCAGCTACCCTTGCTACAAGGGGCGTCAGCACATCTGGCAAGGGCAAAAGGAAGACCCGCGCGTTGCAACTGCTCAAGTCGCTCTCCGAGGACCAGGCCAATGCGACTGACGACGGCAGTCTcgacgaggagctgcaggtgcCGGATCATGGACTCTTGAGCCTTGTACGTGCCCTCGGCTTTGCACTCCCATCATCGACGGGTGTGTCTGGAGTTCCCGGTGCCGTGATAAACAGCAAGAAGGGTGGCgggaagaagggggcgaagaagagcggcgccGGGCCGGAGACTGCCGTTTCAGCACTTCTTCAACAAGAGTATAATGTGAGTTTGTCCGCTCAGCTGCAGGACCTCGCTGCGCGGGTGGCTGCGTTGGCATTCTCCGATTCAAAGAGCCTCTTCAAAAACATGTCCGACGCAGCAGACATCAGCGTCAACATAGACGGGTGTACTCAATCGCCTGACAGCCTCTCTGCGTCGAATCagtgcactgcagcgccgacTCCGGGCAGTGCACTGCCGCGTCTGCACTCTGCTGACGCTTCTGGGagctcgctgcagcgcaatgCACAGAGCAAGCTTCACAAGGACGCCACGGAGGAGACACTCGCGGATACGGCAGTAGACTCCCTCACGGAACCCGACGCGATGGCGCCGAGGTGGGTGCCGGTGTTCCCGCATTCGTCATCAATGTTCGACAGCGTCAGTGCGCCTGTACCGATTGGAACGCCGATGGATGTGTCCAGGCTTTacgctgtgtgtgctgcactGAGTATGGTCTAG
- a CDS encoding hypothetical protein (TriTrypDB/GeneDB-style sysID: LpmP.20.1740), translated as MRQTSDSSTHIQARTEEGTKMAAARLNHSGDLSHFSAGRSPASEQLEITKGRMRNGTTGPNDIVVALNGDRKESSLDGTNDPMPIMAGGLEDINTIHTLTSNRSVPKRVPLKQNRRLAVDLAFNDEAPSTWTTFRRIMHNIWTSVKMMRLFLSLAWTDAKARTCSYCLGFFSVLVVVLLCVLMISLLVHMPIVFLRLSEETNGEYDLQIVPGGVMEQAMSINYSVIKELFPESDPEYGYNAPRLLDMYRARTTWSCPNKTLTRMWYNADGSVCSDIDSCMSSCLPNGTAIVGLVAIDAAAEARMGLGTDYNQPTLNEGEVILSHRASILMGEVNVGDMVILYGNAQASTQFAVSKLAHNDSAEVIMMFKVISIMPESQRKFPGMDAYAIVSFQTFLRDLSKGLGPYTSAAGVEGVANTNPNECASAVYFIMNPATRLKVYSPTNYNRIRSNVVAWSSRILSSLGLMQINAFATQLPGLFSTRLFSVFTGLTMSVILLALAFLSVVLIYTLLTVGVETKKYELGIQRMVGLTKENLIFLVLTNAYAFTLPAWLIGLVAGQGAYTGIRFMFLKLVNVELPMFISGASVGWATLAGLGIPIVASFFPILSLVSQSLPDAINTSRSRNSGVIYKIQRKDSTQWSGPMFALGVLFFVFGFLVYYLFPTALITMNLALIFYIFFGVLIGLLAGFVLLAMNFERVAQTSISYLLLFWESKAVFSFMQKSLSAHRRRNRKTSLMYALSLAFIIFITVVVQIQLISFEYSSRQSLGCEMIFTTRDMTMEEYWAIEEILEKQKEMGIISAYTYDYNSSRVSSSRFTKIISLGRLQSSRTTLRLLSPNYFEVMDSQYLKIDNFQSIIGRYGLVQSLYSPEGLYKGIMSSGAAEHLGVGNADGVVLLERGTESNVRLRKQTVSRTTVRPLATLDLAPAISMSKYSTGRGDLVVSIPGLFRQLNVSRMSVLSGRVGRLRLRVKDPQWFDYLDDLLTRSLFEMGRTATVRNIRDVTSNVASAANLLNLFFIITQIMIMLICFFSLMSSMTSNVFDSSKEVGVLLCLGMSHFQVYRVYIWEAFVLVVSSGILGLIVGLIVAYTMQLQNVLFTELPLPFPFPYIQLCILVGMGFVSALASSISPVAYLLSLPSVTHILRRVTH; from the coding sequence ATGCGGCAAACGTCCGACTCAAGCACACATATACAAGCAAGAACTGAGGAGGGTACCAAAATGGCGGCAGCCAGGTTAAACCATTCAGGCGACTTGTCGCACTTCTCAGCGGGCCGATCCCCTGCGTCTGAGCAGCTCGAGATCACGAAGGGGCGAATGCGTAACGGTACCACCGGCCCGAATGACATCGTGGTAGCGCTGAATGGGGACAGGAAGGAAAGCTCACTCGATGGCACCAATGACCCCATGCCCATCATGGCTGGAGGCCTGGAAGATATCAATACGATCCACACGCTGACTAGCAACCGCAGCGTACCCAAGCGGGTGCCACTCAAGCAGAATCGGCGTCTTGCCGTCGATTTGGCGTTCAACGATGAGGCCCCGTCGACATGGACGACCTTTCGCCGCATCATGCATAATATCTGGACCTCTGTCAAGATGATGCgactctttctctctctggcgTGGACGGATGCTAAGGCGCGTACCTGCAGCTACTGCCTGGGGTTCTTCTCCGTGCTCGTCGTCGTGCTCCTATGCGTTCTGATGATTTCGCTGCTGGTCCACATGCCGATTGTGTTTCTTCGTCTTTCTGAAGAGACGAATGGCGAGTATGACCTCCAAATCGTACCCGGCGGGGTCATGGAGCAGGCCATGAGCATCAACTACTCAGTCATCAAAGAGCTGTTCCCTGAGAGTGACCCCGAATATGGATACAACGCCCCTCGCTTGTTGGACATGTACAGGGCTCGTACCACGTGGTCGTGCCCGAACAAGACTCTGACGCGAATGTGGTACAACGCGGACGGAAGTGTATGCAGTGATATTGACTCATGCATGAGCTCTTGCCTCCCAAACGGAACCGCCATAGTGGGCCTCGTGGCGAttgacgcagcggcagaggcgcgtATGGGGCTCGGCACGGACTACAATCAACCTACGCTGAACGAAGGGGAGGTGATCTTGTCGCACCGCGCCTCGATTCTTATGGGTGAGGTGAATGTGGGTGACATGGTGATCCTCTACGGAAATGCCCAGGCGAGCACTCAGTTCGCGGTCAGCAAGCTAGCGCATAACGATTCGGCGGAAGTCATCATGATGTTTAAGGTCATCTCCATCATGCCGGAGTCCCAGCGCAAGTTCCCAGGTATGGACGCTTATGCCATTGTGTCCTTCCAGACATTCTTACGTGACCTCTCGAAGGGCCTGGGGCCGTACACATCCGCCGCTGGTGTAGAGGGGGTGGCCAATACGAACCCGAACGAGTGCGCGTCTGCCGTGTACTTCATCATGAACCCGGCGACACGACTGAAGGTGTACAGTCCTACGAACTACAACAGGATTCGCAGCAACGTGGTGGCGTGGTCATCGAGGATACTGTCGTCGCTCGGGCTCATGCAGATCAACGCCTTTGCAACGCAGCTGCCCGGTTTGTTCTCGACCCGCCTCTTCAGTGTCTTCACTGGGCTCACTATGTCCGTCATCCTCTTGGCACTGGCGTTCCTGAGCGTTGTGCTAATTTATACCCTTCTCACGGTCGGGGTCGAAACAAAGAAGTACGAGCTCGGTATCCAACGCATGGTGGGTCTCACCAAGGAGAATCTGATTTTTTTGGTGCTCACCAATGCGTATGCGTTTACCCTGCCTGCGTGGCTCATTGGTCTGGTTGCTGGGCAGGGCGCTTATACGGGAATTAGGTTTATGTTCCTGAAGTTAGTGAACGTGGAGCTGCCCATGTTTATCTCGGGGGCTTCCGTCGGGTGGGCCACGCTCGCTGGCCTCGGTATCCCTATCGTTGCCTCGTTCTTCCCGATTCTCTCACTGGTGTCGCAGAGCCTTCCCGATGCCATCAACACCTCGCGTAGCCGCAACAGCGGGGTCATCTACAAGATCCAACGCAAAGACTCGACACAGTGGAGCGGGCCGATGTTCGCCCTCGGCGTGCTGTTCTTCGTCTTTGGGTTCCTTGTCTACTACCTCTTCCCCACCGCGTTAATCACGATGAACCTGGCCTTGATCTTCTACATCTTCTTCGGCGTTCTCATTGGACTGCTTGCAGGCTTCGTGCTGCTTGCAATGAATTTTGAGCGAGTGGCGCAGACGTCCATCAGCtatctgctgctgttctggGAGAGCAAGGCGGTGTTCTCGTTCATGCAGAAGAGTCTCAGTGCGCATCGGCGCCGCAACCGTAAGACGTCTCTCATGTACGCGCTTTCCCTCGCCTTTATCATATTCAttacggtggtggtgcagatTCAGCTGATCTCCTTTGAGTACTCGTCTCGCCAGAGTCTGGGCTGCGAGATGATTTTCACCACACGCGACATGACGATGGAAGAGTACTGGGCCATAGAGGAGATTCTCGAAAAGCAAAAGGAGATGGGCATCATCTCCGCATACACTTACGACTACAACAGCTCCCGTGTTTCGTCCTCGCGGTTCACCAAAATCATCTCACTTGGTCGCTTACAGAGCTCCAGGACGACCCTGAGGCTGCTCTCGCCTAACTACTTTGAGGTGATGGATAGCCAATACCTCAAAATTGACAATTTTCAGAGTATCATTGGCCGCTACGGCCTTGTGCAGTCCCTCTACAGCCCTGAAGGTCTCTACAAGGGTATCATGTCCTCTGGCGCGGCGGAACACCTTGGCGTTGGCAACGCTGACGGTGTCGTTTTGCTCGAGAGGGGGACGGAGTCCAATGTAAGGCTACGCAAGCAGACTGTGAGTCGGACCACAGTCCGTCCTCTTGCCACACTCGACCTGGCTCCAGCAATATCGATGTCCAAATACTCGACCGGCAGGGGTGATCTCGTGGTGAGTATTCCTGGGCTCTTCCGGCAGCTTAATGTGTCCCGCATGAGCGTCCTAAGCGGGAGGGTGGGGCGACTTCGGCTGCGCGTGAAGGACCCTCAGTGGTTCGACTACCTCGATGACCTGCTCACCAGGAGCCTTTTCGAGATGGGTCGTACAGCTACCGTGAGGAACATTAGGGATGTGACGAGCAACGTCGCCTCAGCTGCCAACCTCCTCAACCTCTTCTTCATTATAACCCAGATCATGATCATGCTCAtctgcttcttctcgctGATGAGCAGCATGACCTCCAACGTGTTCGACTCCTCCAAGGAGgttggcgtgctgctgtgcttggGCATGTCACATTTTCAGGTGTACCGCGTGTACATCTGGGAAGCCTTCGTCTTGGTCGTGTCGTCGGGCATCCTGGGGCTCATCGTCGGCCTCATCGTGGCCTACACGATGCAGCTACAGAACGTCTTGTTTACAgagctgcctctgccgttCCCCTTTCCGTACATCCAGTTGTGCATTCTGGTTGGTATGGGTTTCGTTTCGGCGCTGGCGTCCAGCATCAGCCCGGTGGCTTACCTTTTAAGTCTCCCCTCCGTCACCCATATCCTGCGTCGCGTCACTCACTGA
- a CDS encoding protein kinase, putative (TriTrypDB/GeneDB-style sysID: LpmP.20.1760) has product MPPKLKPLPAKKLAPSAEQPEDSDELIVGNIRVGPCGVEFTGEGDLQVRRPDLNFDNLRRVRQLGKGTQGNVAMYVTADKCVFAVKKITIPRTLDSRTRQTVAAELRNIFTAQSNEYTVNLYNAFYRNRALRLVMEYMNWGNIDELIAETEKIPVTVCGYIASQMLHALAVLHTKSNIVTEPNQHKSLCQIHRDIKPANVLLSTTGCVKLADFGIATSAETIGVNSFVGTATYMSPERIQGRRYSTPSDIWSVGVVVAQMLLGHYPFYSVSKGFMALLCEINSVEKYPLMAATGCTQEVQDFIDSCLRQNPEHRSSAFELLESPWIKHCEEHGKAEMVALLNLLGDRNRQYHEEDSCQAASREASCLTIPRDTSEECSTDNPLSR; this is encoded by the coding sequence ATGCCGCCGAAACTGAAACCTCTGCCCGCGAAGAAGTTGGCGCCGTCTGCAGAGCAGCCAGAGGATAGCGATGAGCTCATTGTGGGAAACATCCGCGTAGGCCCTTGTGGCGTTGAGTTTACTGGAGAAGGCGATCTGCAGGTGCGACGACCCGATCTCAACTTCGATAACCTGAGGCGTGTTCGCCAACTTGGCAAGGGCACGCAGGGCAACGTCGCCATGTATGTCACGGCAGATAAGTGTGTCTTTGCAGTGAAGAAAATCACGATTCCTAGAACGCTCGACAGTCGCACACGTCAGACCGTcgctgcagagctgcgcaaTATCTTTACCGCACAGTCAAATGAGTACACGGTAAACCTGTACAACGCCTTCTACCGTAACAGGGCACTGCGACTGGTAATGGAGTATATGAACTGGGGTAACATCGATGAGCTCATCGCTGAGACAGAGAAGATTCCAGTGACGGTCTGCGGCTATATCGCGTCGCAGATGCTCCACGCCCTTGCCGTACTGCATACGAAATCGAACATCGTGACAGAACCTAATCAGCACAAGTCCCTGTGCCAAATCCATCGCGACATCAAGCCAGCCAACGTgctcctctccaccaccgGCTGCGTCAAGCTGGCTGACTTTGGGATTGCGACCAGTGCGGAAACGATCGGCGTCAACTCCTTTGTTGGTACCGCGACGTACATGAGCCCGGAGCGCATTCAAGGGCGGCGCTACAGCACGCCGAGCGACATCTGGAGCGTCGGCGTGGTGGTCGCTCAGATGTTGCTCGGCCACTACCCGTTTTACTCTGTCAGCAAAGGGTTCATGGCACTGCTGTGCGAAATCAACAGTGTGGAAAAGTATCCACTCATGGCTGCCACCGGGTGTACTCAGGAGGTGCAGGACTTCATCGACTCGTGCCTTCGACAAAACCCagagcaccgcagcagcgcctttgAGTTGCTGGAGTCTCCGTGGATTAAGCACTGCGAAGAGCACGGCAAGGCTGAGATGGTGGCTCTGCTCAACTTGCTGGGCGATCGCAATCGGCAATACCACGAAGAGGACTCTTGTCAGGCGGCTTCTAGGGAGGCTTCTTGCTTGACTATCCCACGTGATACCTCCGAAGAGTGCAGCACTGACAATCCCCTGAGCAGGTAG